The genomic window TCCTTGCGAGACCGCTCATAGGACTTGGTGATCATGTCACGCAATTCGTCCATGGTCGAGCATCCACCGGCATGACTGGCAAAAGCATCATTGAGCTCGGGAAGCTTTTTCGTCTTGATGGCGTGCAAGGTGACCTTCATCTCCACTTCCTGTCCGGCAAGATCCTTGTTCAGGAAGTCCTCGGGAAAAACAACAATGCCTGAACCTTCTTCCCCGGCCTTGAGTTTCGTGACAATGGCTTCGAAACTCTCCAGGGCACTGCCTTCGCCGAGTCGGAGCTCAAAGTTTTCAGCCTTGACGGTTTCAAGGGGTTCGCCATCCTTGTAGCCCTGAAAATCAATCATGACCACATCACCGTTCTGAGCGGTACGCGGCTCGTCCACCCTGGTCAGGGTTGCGGAATTCTCGCGCATGCGCTCCAGAACCTGATCAACCTCTTCGGGCTTGATGACCACCTCTTCCTCTTCCACGGCCAGGCCCTTGTATTCGGGCAGATCAAAGGAGGGCACCACCTCAAAGGAAAAGGAATACTCATAGGGTTTCCCCTTTTCCAGAAGTTCCGCGCCCTTGGGGTTCATATCCAACCGTCCCAGAGGAGTGACTTCCATCTCGTTGAGGATGGTATTGATATGATAATTGAGCAGATCCTGGGTGGCCTCGCTGTACAGCTTCTTGCCGTAACGGCCTTCAATGATCGCTGCCGGGACCTTGCCCTTCCGGAACCCCTTGATCTCCACATCACGACGGTACAAGGCTATGGTTGCCTGGATGGAGGCGTTGACCTCCTCCTCGGGGACCACGACATTGACGGTTCTCTTGACCGGGCTGACTTCTTCCACAGTGTATTCCATGAAAAACATTTCCTCCTTATATATGCAACGACCAGGACAGCGCATGGCCTGCGGGGTGTCACGAACAGTGGTGCGAGAGGAGAGACTCGAACTCTCACGGTCACCCGCTGGCTCCTAAGGCCAGTGCGTCTACCAATTCCGCCACTCTCGCAAGTTATAAAGTCGGCTTTGTAAACAGGGACCCGTAAGGTGTCAACATGTGAAATGAGACACGAACGGAGCCAGATGGTTGGTGGGACCGTCTCCCTTGCCCAGATCAAACCCCGTGTCCAGAGCCGCGACCAGGTACTCCTGACCGAGTCTGACGGCCTGTTCCAGTTCACATCCCCGGGCAAGATATGCAGCAATGGCCGCAGACAAGGTGCATCCCGTGCCATGGGCATTGTGGGTATCGATTCTCTCATGCTCAAGAGGTACGGGAGCTGTTCCGGGAATTCCCAGCCAATCAACCATGACATCCCCCTGGAAATGACCGCCCTTGATGAGGACGGCCTTGGCTCCCATGTCCATCAACCTGTTGATGGCCTCGGCAATATCCCTGGGCGTGGAAATGGACATGCCCGTCAGGGTCTCGGCCTCGGGTCGGTTTGGAGTGAGCAGACCGGCCAGGGGAATGATCCGTTTTTTCAGGGCTGCAACAGCATCTTCTTCAAGAAGCCGGTGCCCGCTTTGACTCACGCAGACCGGATCGACCACCAAGGGAAACGGCACCTTTTCAAGGATCGGTGTCATGGCTTCAATGATCCCGGCCGAGAAGAGCATCCCGGTCTTGGCCGCCCTGATGGGAAAATCATCTAGCACCACGGTCAGCTGCTGGGCCACGAATTCAGGAGATGCAGGCTCGATGCCGTACACCCCGGTAGTATTCTGGGCCGTCAAGGCGGTAATCACCGAAAGCCCGTAGGTCCCGAGCACGGTCATGGTC from Desulfoplanes formicivorans includes these protein-coding regions:
- the tig gene encoding trigger factor, yielding MEYTVEEVSPVKRTVNVVVPEEEVNASIQATIALYRRDVEIKGFRKGKVPAAIIEGRYGKKLYSEATQDLLNYHINTILNEMEVTPLGRLDMNPKGAELLEKGKPYEYSFSFEVVPSFDLPEYKGLAVEEEEVVIKPEEVDQVLERMRENSATLTRVDEPRTAQNGDVVMIDFQGYKDGEPLETVKAENFELRLGEGSALESFEAIVTKLKAGEEGSGIVVFPEDFLNKDLAGQEVEMKVTLHAIKTKKLPELNDAFASHAGGCSTMDELRDMITKSYERSRKDLHKSAAQKKLLDELKSQVEFELPPVLVEAHIDQKVETLRQRTEQQGKSLESLGKTPEELREQFREECEDIVKSEIFLMAVAEEEEIKVDPQEVDFMLQKMAMQTGQDFNALKDYYEQNNLMVPLRDRVLQDKAMDLIYEHANVTIVPGEEALAPETSQEAGDEDDA
- the thiD gene encoding bifunctional hydroxymethylpyrimidine kinase/phosphomethylpyrimidine kinase, whose amino-acid sequence is MSHSTYVPPCVLTIAGSDSGGGAGIQADLKTMTVLGTYGLSVITALTAQNTTGVYGIEPASPEFVAQQLTVVLDDFPIRAAKTGMLFSAGIIEAMTPILEKVPFPLVVDPVCVSQSGHRLLEEDAVAALKKRIIPLAGLLTPNRPEAETLTGMSISTPRDIAEAINRLMDMGAKAVLIKGGHFQGDVMVDWLGIPGTAPVPLEHERIDTHNAHGTGCTLSAAIAAYLARGCELEQAVRLGQEYLVAALDTGFDLGKGDGPTNHLAPFVSHFTC